A genomic segment from Bradysia coprophila strain Holo2 chromosome III, BU_Bcop_v1, whole genome shotgun sequence encodes:
- the LOC119078064 gene encoding general odorant-binding protein 69a-like, translating to MKYILCVICVSAVAILLVSVNAGEEEENMLRQVAGGCINETGASDEDVARMANKKLPATPEGKCFTFCVLHLFNCLTEDGNFQQEDFMNLMRMGIDNDTVLAACDEVSKKCVGTKSSDDNNCETAALLVKCLDDGAKEAGYEKF from the exons atgaaatatattttatgtgttaTCTGTGTTAGCGCAGTtgcaattttgttggtttcagTAAAT GCAggggaagaagaagaaaatatgttAAGGCAAGTGGCTGGAGGTTGCATCAACGAAACTGGAGCATCCGATGAAGATGTCGCTAGAATGGCCAATAAAAAGTTACCCGCAACGCCTGAGGGAAAATGCTTTACTTTTTGTGTGCTGCATCTATTTAATTGT TTGACTGAGGATGGGAATTTCCAACAAgaggattttatgaatttaatgaGAATGGGAATCGACAATGATACAGTGTTAGCAGCGTGTGACGAAGTATCTAAGAAATGTGTTGGAACTAAGTCATCTGATGACAATAA ctGTGAGACTGCTGCATTACTGGTCAAATGTTTAGACGATGGTGCAAAAGAAGCTGGCTACgagaaattctag
- the LOC119076222 gene encoding uncharacterized protein LOC119076222, giving the protein MFSKLRKNAIFPVPSPVRPSIPHCQVPIRTFQRSRSEQRPLPIIPLEAEPVRREPTRQYSTYHNRGHNRVRVQSPVNNNSSTTSDSDNNDIERDHLNSHSLVKNPFCPDLLHSCPAHLTQSTSPADPHQPKSAQLHEEDYVEIDEIRQTVSTLSIDNNDPFNTNSTNFPNRFAEGNAICIDPIEPLKQAMGQSLSQRRPKISLTWVLRGEQQPANPSTILHVDGPENRTREKKKFRSKSKDTGERLFSEKYVTEVEKIGDSGLNNNGQRVVSELLYVCSKNTGESSSIDGYTSDRCGSRNERCRRSDKPKISSKFSMIKNNLNHFAPEKSDHFKDKTIALNGESASRDGNRSDVNINGEYIKPTYSEPSLCTEGQSRRHRHRRRRNRSQRFGYEIRNVDDFLSKCSLSSPGNIPVVLSSSSTLYQTKPGGYQIEIPLPLGMVVNAVFKNQNWLYVQTPHAEEGYVCYKYIMPLGIIPHMRSTSTVKPPCWETSGFPKPCGNMTDSEKEIRLRGGTRSEGARTPRLRRTTKQCGEKNVDLLYLRAASQPKLQEKSYAQLKSTSKMCKSATASSEKPNDDYVLLQHKKPPIYPQNNIKPIINTRNSTRSLRQTLLAVTENFVSTAISVKKGDVVTLLACKQIQDKRLQQPIQWFFVRSRDGQEGFIPAEVAGHGFL; this is encoded by the exons CTCCAGTAAGACCGTCAATTCCACACTGTCAAGTTCCGATTCGTACATTCCAAAGGTCTCGATCAGAGCAGCGACCATTGCCAATAATTCCTTTAGAAGCTGAACCAGTGAGACGAGAACCTACCAGACAATATTCTACGTACCACAACCGTGGACATAACCGAGTACGTGTACAATCACCGGTGAATAATAATTCATCTACTACAAGCGACAGCGACAATAATGATATTGAAAGGGACCACCTCAATTCTCATTCATTAG TTAAGAATCCATTCTGTCCAGATCTCTTACATTCTTGTCCAGCCCATTTAACACAATCAACTTCACCAGCCGACCCACATCAACCAAAATCCGCACAACTGCACGAAGAGGACTATGTGGAGATCGATGAAATCCGTCAAACCGTGTCGACGTTAAGCATCGACAATAATGACCCTTTCAACACAAATTCTACCAATTTTCCAAACCGTTTTGCTGAGGGAAATGCAATATGCATAGATCCGATCGAGCCGCTGAAACAGGCAATGGGACAAAGTTTGAGCCAACGTAggccaaaaatttcattaacatGGGTTCTGCGAGGTGAACAGCAACCGGCCAATCCATCGACAATATTACATGTCGATGGCCCGGAGAATCGTACAcgcgaaaagaaaaaatttcggaGTAAAAGTAAAGACACTGGTGAACGTTTGTTTAGTGAAAAATATGTTACTGAAGTTGAGAAGATCGGTGACTCTGGCCTGAACAATAATGGACAACGAGTTGTTAGTGAATTGTTGTATGTCTGTAGCAAAAATACCGGTGAAAGTTCGTCAATTGATGGATACACAAGTGATCGTTGTGGTAGTCGAAATGAACGGTGTCGAAGGAGTGATAAGCCGAAGATTTCGTCGAAATTTTCGAtgatcaaaaataatttaaatcattttgcGCCCGAAAAAAGTGATCATTTTAAAGATAAAACAATTGCTCTGAATGGCGAAAGTGCATCTCGCGATGGAAACCGGAGCGATGTTAATATTAATGGAGAATATATCAAACCGACGTATTCAGAACCATCGCTGTGTACTGAAGGACAGAGTCGTCGACACAGACATCGGCGAAGGAGGAATAGATCACAACGGTTTGGATACGAAATCAGAAATGTAgacgattttttgtcaaag TGCTCCTTGTCATCACCAGGGAACATTCCTGTCGTTTTGTCATCATCGAGCACTTTATACCAGACAAAGCCCGGTGGATATCAAATCGAAATCCCATTACCATTGGGGATGGTTGTGAATGcagttttcaaaaatcaaaactggttGTATGTTCAAACACCACATGCAGAAGAGGGATATGTGTGCTACAAATACATCATGCCGTTGGGGATAATACCGCATATGAG ATCAACATCAACGGTTAAGCCTCCGTGCTGGGAGACAAGTGGATTCCCGAAACCATGTGGTAATATGACTGACAGTGAAAAAGAGATTCGATTACGCGGTGGAACCAGAAGTGAAGGTGCTCGTACTCCGCGGCTACGCCGAACTACTAAGCAGTGTGGCGAGAAGAATGTCGATCTACTGTATTTAAGAGCAGCCAGTCAGCCCAAGCTTCAGGAAAAGTCTTATGCCCAACTCAAATCAACCAGTAAAATGTGCAAATCAGCGACTGCATCCTCGGAGAAACCTAATGACGATTATGTGTTACTGCAACACAAAAAGCCGCCAATCTATCCGCAAAATAATATCAAACCAATTATCAACACACGAAACAGCACAAGATCTCTCCGGCAAACATTATTGGCCGTGACAGAGAATTTTGTTTCCACAGCTATATCAGTAAAGAAAGGAGATGTGGTCACATTGTTGGCTTGCAAGCAAATACAAGATAAGCGGTTGCAACAACCGATTCAATGGTTCTTTGTTAGGTCCAGAGACGGACAGGAAGGATTTATTCCGGCTGAAGTTGCTGGTCACGGATTCTTatag